One window of the Zea mays cultivar B73 chromosome 3, Zm-B73-REFERENCE-NAM-5.0, whole genome shotgun sequence genome contains the following:
- the LOC100191442 gene encoding Protein spotted leaf 11-like, with amino-acid sequence MAGDRGRGAAERVDAAVGAVGSGGWEFRNAYRRQLLALSRRIRLLGPFAEELREARRGSAEQEEQERALAPLADALEEALDLLQLGRDGSRIFLVLDRDEVMKKFHESIAQLEQALCDFPYDKLDISDEAREQVELVHAQLKRAKERVDMPDDEFYNELCSLYNKSHDPSAELDILGRLSEKLHLTTIADLTQESLALHEMVASGGGNDPGEHIEKMSMLLKKIKDFVQTQNPETGPLVTAKPMGSNGKPRPVNVPDEFRCPISLELMKDPVIVATGQTYERALIEKWLASGHHTCPSTQQRMPNTTLTPNYVLRSLITQWCEANGIDPPKRPTQQPDRPTSSCSSSERASIDALLSKLCSADPEEQRSAAAELRLLAKRNANNRICIAEAGAIPLLLSLLSSSDLQTQEHAVTALLNLSIHEDNKASIILSGAVPGIVHVLKNGSMEARENAAATLFSLSVVDEYKVTIGGTGAIPALVVLLSEGRQRGKKDAAAALFNLCIYQGNKGRAIRAGLVPLVMGLVTNPTGALLDEAMAILSILSSHPEGKAAIGAAEPVPVLVEMIAGGSPRNRENAAAVMLHLSASVRQSAHLARAQECGIMAPLRELALNGTGRGKRKAVQLLERMSRFLVQQQEDAVDPRVQELEEIERQLAAFGPGVTEADVLQQLGAL; translated from the exons ATGGCCGGGGACCGCGGCCGCGGGGCCGCGGAGAGGGTGGATGCTGCCGTGGGGGCGGTGGGATCCGGTGGCTGGGAGTTCCGGAACGCGTACAGGCGCCAGCTGCTGGCTCTGTCGCGGCGGATCCGGCTCCTCGGCCCCTTCGCCGAGGAGCTGCGGGAGGCACGCCGGGGGTCCGCGGAGCAGGAGGAGCAGGAGCGGGCGCTGGCGCCTCTCGCCGACGCGCTGGAGGAGGCACTCGACCTGCTCCAGCTCGGCCGCGACGGCAGCAGGATATTCCTG GTCCTTGATAGGGATGAAGTAATGAAGAAGTTCCATGAATCAATTGCTCAGCTGGAGCAAGCCCTGTGCGATTTTCCATATGATAAACTGGATATATCTGATGAAGCTAGAGAGCAG GTTGAGTTAGTGCATGCACAGCTCAAAAGAGCCAAAGAGCGGGTCGACATGCCCGATGACGAGTTCTACAACGAATTATGTTCGCTGTATAACAAGAGCCACGACCCAAGTGCTGAGTTGGATATCCTTGGGAGATTGTCGGAGAAGTTACACCTGACGACCATCGCTGATCTCACGCAAGAATCACTTGCTTTGCACGAGATGGTGGCATCTGGTGGTGGCAACGATCCTGGAGAACACATTGAGAAAATGTCGATGCTGCTGAAGAAGATCAAGGACTTTGTGCAGACTCAGAACCCTGAAACGGGCCCGCTGGTGACTGCCAAGCCAATGGGTTCCAACGGGAAGCCAAGACCTGTAAACGTTCCTGACGAGTTCCGGTGCCCAATCTCTCTTGAGCTGATGAAAGACCCGGTTATCGTTGCTACTGGCCAG ACATACGAGCGGGCATTGATCGAGAAATGGCTAGCTTCCGGGCACCATACCTGTCCAAGCACTCAACAAAGGATGCCAAACACGACGCTGACACCGAACTATGTTCTCAGAAGCCTTATCACGCAGTGGTGTGAGGCCAACGGGATCGATCCACCGAAGCGCCCGACGCAGCAGCCTGACAGACCTACATCTTCATGCTCTTCGAGCGAGCGCGCCAGCATCGACGCTCTCCTCTCCAAGCTATGCTCCGCAGATCCCGAGGAACAGAGATCGGCTGCCGCAGAGCTCCGGCTCCTAGCGAAGCGGAACGCGAACAACCGGATCTGCATCGCCGAGGCCGGTGCCATCCCCTTGCTACTGAGCCTCCTGTCTTCGTCTGACCTGCAGACGCAGGAGCACGCCGTGACGGCGCTTCTGAACCTCTCCATACACGAGGACAACAAGGCGAGCATCATACTGTCCGGCGCTGTCCCGGGCATAGTTCATGTCCTCAAGAACGGAAGCATGGAGGCACGGGAGAACGCTGCGGCCACACTCTTCAGCCTATCGGTGGTGGACGAATACAAGGTCACGATCGGGGGCACAGGAGCCATCCCTGCCCTCGTGGTCTTGCTGAGCGAGGGCAGGCAGCGCGGGAAGAAGGACGCGGCGGCTGCCCTATTCAACCTGTGCATCTACCAGGGGAACAAGGGCCGCGCCATACGGGCTGGCCTCGTGCCACTCGTCATGGGGCTCGTGACGAACCCCACCGGAGCTCTGCTGGACGAGGCCATGGCGATCCTGTCGATACTGTCCAGCCACCCCGAGGGCAAGGCCGCGATCGGGGCGGCGGAGCCCGTCCCCGTCCTCGTGGAGATGATCGCGGGTGGGTCGCCGAGGAACAGGGAGAACGCTGCCGCCGTGATGCTGCACCTGTCCGCCAGCGTGCGGCAGTCCGCGCATCTGGCTCGGGCGCAGGAGTGCGGCATCATGGCCCCGCTGCGGGAGCTGGCACTGAATGGCACGGGGAGGGGGAAGAGGAAGGCCGTGCAGCTGCTCGAGCGGATGAGCAGGTTCCTGGTCCAGCAGCAGGAGGACGCGGTGGATCCACGTGTGCAGGAGCTGGAGGAGATCGAGCGCCAGCTTGCCGCCTTTGGACCTGGCGTTACGGAGGCTGATGTCCTTCAACAGTTGGGGGCTCTTTAA